The following DNA comes from Camelina sativa cultivar DH55 chromosome 14, Cs, whole genome shotgun sequence.
ACTTCTCCAATAGAAAATTTGGCTGTCATTGTATCTCTTTACGGAGCAGTTACTCGTAAGCTATTGTTGGAAACTTGTCTTTATATCTATATCTTGGATAAAGAAACCTGCTTTGATTTATACTAATTTCATctctttggttcttcttctcaacAATTGTCTTTTACATTTGTCAGGAAGAGTTCCCCTGGCTGCATTTGGGTTAATCACGGCCACGCATTTGTCTCTTTATCCAGCAAGTTTGGCGATTCCAGTACGCATAACTCTCATTTCCCTTGTCATTTAATTCTGTATCTCAAGTTTTTCCAGGGTACCAGATTCTCATCTCTTGTCTTTCCTTCAGTTGATCTTACTGTTGGGATATGGTTTAGATGCCCATCCTTTAAAAAATTTCCTTCATACAAGAGATCGAGGAGTTGAGACTGGATCAACCTCTGATGTTTCTAAACAAGACAAATTGACTAGAACTACACAACTTCCTTTTTTATGGAGAACGGTGTTGCATTTCGTATTCTGGGTATTAGTGTTGTCGATCTGTGTCTTGGTTTTATGTAGCTTATCACTAAAACAATATGGTGGGCTTGAGGAGATGTTCAAAAGGTACCACCAATTATCTGTGAAATCTCAATTTATGGATCGTAACCTGATTCTACAGGAGCAGAGCTCGATTTCTCTATATGTTAGGTTCTAAGTTATATCATTATTACTATTTCAGTATAAGGATGCTGTAACGTGTTTGTGCCTTGTGTTTCCTGTTGTAGAACATATAGTTTCATTCTGAATATCGAAGATTTGTCACCAAACATTGGTGTCTTTTGGTAAGTCTAAGGTCAAATCTTTGTGGAGCAATTCTTCTAGTTTCTGGTATATCTTCACATATTTATCCACCTTCTATCTCCTTTCTCAGGTACTTCTTCGCAGAAGCCTTTGAGTCTTCTAGAAATTATCTCCTGATAGTTTTCAACTTATATATTTTGCTTACGTCGCTACCACCGTTAGCCTTCCGATTCAAACATCGGCCCTGCTTCCTTGCTTTCGCTTATTTAGTCATGTCCTCGATTATTAAATCTTATCCTTCAGTAAGTATTTTTAGCTAGCTTCACCATGAAACAATATTTGTACCTTTCTTGAAAAGCTTTTCTGTTCATataatcttgaatcttgaatcttgaatctATACCTTAATCTCATTACTAGGGTGGAGATGCAGCTTTATACTTGAGTTTATGGGCATTGTTTGTCAATGAATTATCaggtaataaaacaaaatcgtCTCTTTTCTTTCAATACGATCTTGAAACACTCGTGAGCTATTCACTTCTAACTAGGCATCTGTCTAAATGTTAGACATGAACAACTTGTTCTTTATATTATGTGGACATATTGGAGTTTCGCTTCTCAGCCCTGTGGTGCACAACATCTGGATATGGAGGGTAAAGCTTTAAACCTCAACTCAATTCAATGACAACAAAAACTTTCTAAGAAAACATTCGGAACCCATTTGATTTTTTGTCTTTACAGGGAACTGGAAATGCAAACTTCTACTACGGGAATGCTATGGGCTACGTGTGCTTTCAGGTTAGAAAAGCCTAAAACTTTGGATTCATCTTTGGATGCaaacttgttatttttttgcattGAAGGGTCTTATACTCTCATCTTAATagagtttggtttgttgtttacGGGGTCTGGCTgtgtttttattcttcttcagTTTATGTTTGTGGAAGAAAGTGTAAACGCAATGCTCGACCATGACAAGGCGCTGGAAAAAGCTACTGGAAAAATGACTAAGAACTGAGCCATTCTTTTTTCTAATCAGTCTTGTAGCCTCTAACCATAAACTTGTGAAGAAAGTACACTGTGTGTTTCTCTTTGACCATTGTAAATGTTTGGGCTGCCTGTATGTGGCCCCCTGTAAAATGCCCCCCTGTAAAATAGGATTTCAACTCGTGTACCCCTGTACTTTAAACTCGTGTATCTCTGTACTTTAAGGCTCTACCTATTTTTCCCTAGACAACATATATTCTTCCCAAGTCcacttatattaatttatttctatctaattaaccaaaattaattaagttgTAATAAATCAAcgttttgcatttttaaatTGATAATTCGCGATTACTGTACTGCGATTGGCTTAATCCGACCAAAAATATTAGACCcgaaaattgttttctttaccCATAAAaccaaatcgatttggggaaaaattgaaattagggtttatttttcttctcttctcttcttcttcttcctcgagaCCAAGAAAATCGAGTTCTTTTTTCTCgattcaatttcttcttcttctttctccgtTTGTTTATTTCACTTTAACTGGAAGTATGAgccagttttcttcttctaattcgtCTCATCTGACTTCGGGAACTACTCACAGGGGAGTTCCGAGTAGGTGTTGGTGTGGTAACGAAAGAACAATGTTCACTTTGAAAACAGATGAGAATCCGTATCGGAGATTCTACAGATGCGTGCAGGGCGTGAAGGTAATGTGATTTATGTGTTGGTTTGTTgaatttatcaaatattttgccAATGGGTTGATGATTGATTCTCCGATCCGGACATGATGTTAGGATAAAAAGGAGAAACACATGTTCTGTTGGGTTGATGATGCTCTTTTAGAGGAGATAAGAATGATTGAAAGCAAACATAAGCAGCTTTTAGAAGATGTCAATGTTCTAAGAAAGATGGTGGTGGACAATGTCGAGGTCCAAAACAAGTTGATGCAGGAGATGAAACAACAGATGAACAAGGAGATGAATGAGATCATTCAGCAAGAGCTAACGGATACAAAGGAGAGTTTGGAAAAGTCGAACATGAAGACAGTTTGCATACTTGTTGTTGTGGCAGCTTCAATCGTATGGTTGTGTGGAAATGTTGTATGATGTCTTTGAGATTTCTGTATTTCTATTGTTATGTTAAGACAATGTCGAGGGTTTGTGTTGTTCGTAatgaaaagagaagcaaaacatGTGTTGTCAATAATGAACCAAAACATAAATCCGAATCGGCTATATTGTTGTTATCATAAGCATGCTCAAAAGAAGACAACACATTCAATTTTTCTCCAAATCGATTTGGTTTTATGggtaaagaaaacaattttcgggtttaatatttttggtcGGGTTAAACCAATCGcgaattatcaattttaaaatgcaaaacattgatttattacaacttaattaattttggttaattatatagaaataaattaatatagatggaattgagaaaatatatgttgtcGAGGGAGAAATAGGTAGAACCTTAAAGTACAGGTACAAGAGTTGAAACCCTATTTTACATGGGGCCTCGTACATGCTGCCCTAAATGTTTCCGATTAGTATGGGTttaaatttcattatatttttgttttattgaaagAGATGAGAGggccaaaaaaaagaactttcattttgcatattttattttcacaagaaaaaaaaatactccgtTAGATGCAATGTAATCGGGTAATAAAAGCTGGGTGGACCTTATGACAAGTGCAAAATCACGTGGTTTTGAAGTGCgaacaaaacaaatcagcaCTTTTGGAGTAATGAGAGCAtccatttttaatttaaaagtttaaaccaaTCTCATAATTATACGGAAATTAACTTCTATTCAAATGAAGATCAAATCGATGTCATGCAACTACATACTACTATACGTATTCGTTAGGTATACGTATGTATGCATAATAATCAATTGATATtgataccaaaacaaaagaagtcaaaTGATCCCATTCATGTTTCCCTAGGCCCCTGATTTATGACGAAGTTCTTTGGTCATTGCTTACCGCAATGCCAATTATTTTACTTCGCCCATAATTTTCTTCTCGAGttgctaatatttttattcatcaagAAACACTAACTGATATCGTGagactatattattattaagtgAAATTGTTTTAAAACTCTTACCGTTTGAATATAGGAATCCTTGAATATATGGAATTATCTATACTTtaacaaaatttgaataatagCTAAGCTAAGCTGTTGTGTTCTTTTGAAGTGTataatactcatatatatatagacacatTCCGCGGTaaagtttttcctttttgcttatAATTTTAATGGAGTTATCTATATGCTAAATATTATAAGAATATCATAGAATCTTCGTTGACTTGTAATTAAGTAACAGCGAAATTGCTTACGAATACAGTACAACCAAATTCACGTTGTATCATTAAACAACTCTCGATTGTCGTTTTTTCGTATTGTTGTTTATCTGAATAACTAATggagtaattaattaatttatacagtaaattttatggttagattattaaatataacCGTTTGGCTCGTAGTGCTGCTATGTTTAGAAGTTTAGTTGAgttgtttataaattattttctccTAGTTTGGACCATCAGATCAGATCAGACctgttgttgattttttttaatatagtaattaagttttatatataagttaattaaTTGGGCATGCATCGTAAGTATAAAATAACTTTATAATTGTATGGCTTAAAATTTAACCCTAATAAAAATTTGCGGAAACCTGACAAATTCCACTAGACCACTCGTGTTAACGtggcttgaaataaataaatacaaacgAAGGATTAATATTACGGTGTCTATGTAgtcaaaacaaactaaaaatgaGAAGTAGAGACCCAATGGTTCGATATGTGGCTCCCCCCACGACACGAATGGCTTTTTACTTTTGTGAAAGGTCAAACCCTACGGGGACAAGCAGACACGTACGACCgaatctgtctttttttttttttttttttttttttttNNNNNNNNNNNNNNNNNNNNNNNNNNNNNNNNNNNNNNNNNNNNNNNNNNNNNNNNNNNNNNNNNNNNNNNNNNNNNNNNNNNNNNNNNNNNNNNNNNNNNNNNNNNNNNNNNNNNNNNNNNNNNNNNNNNNNNNNNNNNNNNNNNNNNNNNNNNNNNNNNNNNNNNNNNNNNNNNNNNNNNNNNNNNNNNNNNNNNNNNNNNNNNNNNNNNNNNNNNNNNNNNNNNNNNNNNNNNNNNNNNNNNNNNNNNNNNNNNNNNNNNNNNNNNNNNNNNNNNNNNNNNNNNNNNNNNNNNNNNNNNNNNNNNNNNNNNNNNNNNNNNNNNNNNNNNNNNNNNNNNNNNNNNNNNNNNNNNNNNNNNNNNNNNNNNNNNNNNNNNNNNNNNNNNNNNNNNNNNNNNNNNNNNNNNNNNNNNNNNNNNNNNNNNNNNNNNNNNNNNNNNNNNNNNNNNNNNNNNNNNNNNNNTTTGATTTTAATATTAACAAACATAACATATTTTGCCTTTCTCATTTATTCTACCttgttaattaaattaaccACATTTACCTGCCATGTATTTGATCAGGACAAGCCTACGAAAATCATCACCGGCAAATCATCACATTTACTTGTCGTAGCCAAGAGCGACGTCTATAATGTTGTGCGCTAAGACCGTTAAGATCTTTTTCCTTGGCATCATGAGAGGTTCAAATATGGTCTACTGAGTCAGCTACGTTCATAATAAAGAAGGTGATAAAATGATTtctagttgaaaaaaaaatgatttatacaCATTCAACTATATCCGAGTGAAAGTAATCATTTTTACTCTTTGTTCGTTCGTTCC
Coding sequences within:
- the LOC104743273 gene encoding uncharacterized protein At4g04775-like; its protein translation is MSQFSSSNSSHLTSGTTHRGVPSRCWCGNERTMFTLKTDENPYRRFYRCVQGVKDKKEKHMFCWVDDALLEEIRMIESKHKQLLEDVNVLRKMVVDNVEVQNKLMQEMKQQMNKEMNEIIQQELTDTKESLEKSNMKTVCILVVVAASIVWLCGNVV
- the LOC104739923 gene encoding phosphatidylinositol glycan anchor biosynthesis class U protein-like isoform X2, with product MADVGGDMAEKELEKPTYGFWIWAMASVILRLFFIFYFPENFKLSSRPEVSTPLTSVRRLAEGYWLKQSSMSPYAGSMYHGSPLLLSVLGPLTSQWIEGQSSHHLCSLVFVFADILSALLLRAIGQKLQKTYSMNLKRLGVLRSSGDRGILPCGDIAALVYLWNPYTILSCVGLSTSPIENLAVIVSLYGAVTRRVPLAAFGLITATHLSLYPASLAIPLILLLGYGLDAHPLKNFLHTRDRGVETGSTSDVSKQDKLTRTTQLPFLWRTVLHFVFWVLVLSICVLVLCSLSLKQYGGLEEMFKRTYSFILNIEDLSPNIGVFWYFFAEAFESSRNYLLIVFNLYILLTSLPPLAFRFKHRPCFLAFAYLVMSSIIKSYPSGGDAALYLSLWALFVNELSDMNNLFFILCGHIGVSLLSPVVHNIWIWRGTGNANFYYGNAMGYVCFQFMFVEESVNAMLDHDKALEKATGKMTKN
- the LOC104739923 gene encoding phosphatidylinositol glycan anchor biosynthesis class U protein-like isoform X1, with translation MALHCCSLFWVRSLVNGLKGNRVTICADILSALLLRAIGQKLQKTYSMNLKRLGVLRSSGDRGILPCGDIAALVYLWNPYTILSCVGLSTSPIENLAVIVSLYGAVTRRVPLAAFGLITATHLSLYPASLAIPLILLLGYGLDAHPLKNFLHTRDRGVETGSTSDVSKQDKLTRTTQLPFLWRTVLHFVFWVLVLSICVLVLCSLSLKQYGGLEEMFKRTYSFILNIEDLSPNIGVFWYFFAEAFESSRNYLLIVFNLYILLTSLPPLAFRFKHRPCFLAFAYLVMSSIIKSYPSGGDAALYLSLWALFVNELSDMNNLFFILCGHIGVSLLSPVVHNIWIWRGTGNANFYYGNAMGYVCFQFMFVEESVNAMLDHDKALEKATGKMTKN